One Williamsia phyllosphaerae DNA segment encodes these proteins:
- a CDS encoding ABC transporter permease, with translation MPDPTPEMPISARAGQARFVAGPDATEVLAVDTVDDSTASAGFWKGAWRNLRRRPLFIISAVMILFVILVCLFPGLFAHQDPRQCIGADSLLKPSGAHWFGTDLQGCDIYSRTMYGARASVVVGVCTTLIAFVVGGLLGVFAGFFGGWLDVIISRLTDIFFALPLILAAIVIMQMFTTRSVWTVVTILAVFGWPQIARIARGATISIRNNEFITASQALGSSRVRTLFNHVIPNALGPVIVTSTISLGVFIVTEATLSYLGIGLPATSVSWGIDISAGQSLLRSGNPILLYPAVGLALTVLSFMMMGDALRDALDPKARTR, from the coding sequence ATGCCTGACCCCACCCCGGAAATGCCCATCAGCGCACGCGCCGGCCAGGCTCGGTTCGTCGCCGGCCCGGACGCCACCGAGGTGCTAGCCGTCGACACGGTCGACGACTCGACCGCCTCGGCAGGCTTCTGGAAGGGCGCCTGGCGCAACCTGCGTCGCCGCCCACTGTTCATCATCTCCGCGGTGATGATCCTGTTCGTCATCCTGGTGTGTCTGTTCCCCGGGCTCTTCGCGCACCAGGACCCCCGCCAGTGCATCGGCGCCGACAGTCTCCTCAAACCCAGCGGTGCCCACTGGTTCGGTACCGACCTGCAGGGCTGTGACATCTACTCCCGCACCATGTACGGCGCACGCGCGTCGGTGGTCGTCGGTGTCTGCACCACGCTCATCGCGTTCGTCGTCGGTGGTCTGCTGGGTGTGTTCGCCGGATTCTTCGGCGGGTGGCTCGACGTGATCATCTCGCGCCTGACCGACATCTTCTTCGCGCTGCCGCTGATCCTCGCCGCGATCGTCATCATGCAGATGTTCACGACCCGCAGCGTCTGGACCGTCGTCACCATCCTCGCGGTCTTCGGGTGGCCACAGATCGCCCGTATCGCCCGCGGTGCGACGATCTCGATCCGCAACAACGAGTTCATCACCGCCTCGCAGGCGTTGGGTTCGTCGCGTGTGCGCACCCTGTTCAACCACGTGATCCCGAACGCGCTCGGTCCGGTGATCGTCACGAGCACCATCTCGCTGGGTGTGTTCATCGTGACCGAGGCGACTCTGTCCTATCTCGGCATCGGACTACCGGCCACCAGCGTGTCCTGGGGAATCGACATCTCGGCGGGGCAGAGCCTGCTCCGCTCGGGTAACCCGATCCTGCTGTATCCCGCGGTGGGGCTGGCCCTGACGGTGCTCAGCTTCATGATGATGGGCGACGCACTCCGCGACGCCCTCGACCCCAAGGCGCGCACCCGATGA
- a CDS encoding oxidoreductase — protein sequence MTTDPLAPLLDLPGVAAAADEARDALSSVHRHPVNMRGWLDTSTEASWRTAHSSAGIEGVAGSLRRDEDVDDPVLAGAMRVALALTGDSLDQLVSVWTRAPLQALARLHLLVAADLVTDPDTLGRPRTDPDVSQRLDMLAQLVTGGTSVPAPVLAGVVHGELLTLAPFTTGNGVVARAAARLVAASTGLDPHSLGVPEVTWLRRIDEYRTAAIGFGTGTGDGVREWLILHCAALTAGATEARSIADARR from the coding sequence GTGACCACCGATCCGCTCGCACCGCTGTTGGACCTGCCCGGCGTCGCCGCGGCCGCGGACGAGGCGCGTGATGCGCTGAGCTCGGTGCACCGACACCCGGTGAACATGCGCGGATGGTTGGACACCTCGACCGAGGCCTCGTGGCGCACCGCGCACTCCTCGGCGGGTATCGAGGGTGTCGCGGGCTCGCTGCGCCGCGACGAGGACGTCGACGACCCGGTGCTCGCGGGCGCCATGCGGGTCGCGTTGGCTCTGACCGGCGATTCGCTCGATCAACTCGTGTCGGTGTGGACGCGTGCGCCGCTGCAGGCTCTCGCCCGACTGCATCTGCTGGTCGCGGCCGATCTGGTCACCGATCCCGACACCCTCGGCCGCCCACGGACCGACCCGGATGTCTCCCAGCGGCTCGACATGCTCGCGCAACTGGTCACCGGCGGCACATCGGTCCCGGCTCCGGTGCTCGCCGGCGTCGTCCACGGGGAGCTGCTGACCCTCGCGCCGTTCACCACCGGCAACGGCGTGGTCGCCCGCGCGGCCGCGCGATTGGTCGCGGCGTCGACCGGGCTGGATCCGCACAGCCTCGGGGTGCCGGAGGTGACCTGGCTGCGTCGGATCGACGAATACCGCACCGCGGCAATCGGCTTCGGTACCGGAACCGGCGACGGCGTGCGCGAATGGCTGATCCTGCACTGCGCCGCGCTGACGGCGGGGGCGACCGAGGCCCGGTCGATCGCCGACGCTCGTCGCTGA
- a CDS encoding dipeptide ABC transporter ATP-binding protein, with product MSEQNTDTAPLLEVTDLAVSFGDTEAVSGVSLTIYPGQTVAIVGESGSGKTTTANAVLNLLPGSGHVTAGSIRFDGQELTTASKKDIDALRGSEIGLVPQDPMSNLNPLWKIGFQVREALEANNVAKGAAAKKRAAELLTEAGMRDAESRMNQYPHEFSGGMRQRALIAIGLSCRPKLLVADEPTSALDVTVQRQILDHLEQLTQELGTSVLLITHDLGLAAERASHLVVMYRGKVVESGPAREILRDPQHEYTKRLVASAPSLASKRLTATTARAEIVEQAVEVADEIKPASADSTVLVVDHLTKVFPIRGSAPWKSKSLTAVDDVSFSIRRGTTTAIVGESGSGKSTVAQMVLALLPPTSGSVTFDGDDVTSFRGKRALAFRRRVQPIFQNPYGSIDPLFSIYRVIDEPLRIHGIGSSKEREARVRDLLDKVALPSSVMKRFPNELSGGQRQRVAIARALALDPELIICDEAVSALDVLVQAQILGLLNDLQGELGLTYLFITHDLAVVKQIADNVVVMEQGKVVEQSTTDAVFDNPTQDYTRKLLDAIPGASIVTT from the coding sequence ATGAGCGAACAGAACACCGACACCGCACCGCTGCTCGAGGTCACCGACCTCGCGGTTTCTTTCGGTGACACCGAAGCGGTCTCCGGAGTCAGCCTGACGATCTATCCCGGCCAGACTGTCGCGATCGTAGGTGAGTCCGGATCGGGCAAGACGACCACGGCCAACGCGGTCCTCAACCTGCTCCCCGGAAGCGGCCACGTCACGGCGGGGAGCATCCGCTTCGACGGCCAGGAGCTGACCACCGCGTCGAAGAAGGACATCGACGCGCTGCGGGGATCCGAGATCGGCCTGGTGCCTCAGGACCCGATGTCGAACCTGAACCCGTTGTGGAAGATCGGTTTCCAGGTCCGCGAGGCGCTCGAGGCGAACAACGTCGCCAAGGGTGCCGCGGCCAAGAAGCGGGCGGCCGAACTGCTCACCGAGGCCGGTATGCGCGACGCCGAGTCGCGGATGAACCAGTACCCGCACGAGTTCTCCGGCGGTATGCGCCAGCGTGCGTTGATCGCCATCGGTCTGTCGTGCCGGCCCAAGCTGCTCGTCGCCGACGAGCCGACCTCGGCGCTGGACGTGACGGTGCAGCGACAGATCCTCGACCATCTCGAGCAACTCACCCAGGAACTCGGCACCTCGGTCCTGCTGATCACCCACGATCTCGGTCTCGCCGCCGAGCGTGCGTCGCATCTCGTGGTCATGTACCGCGGCAAGGTGGTGGAGTCCGGTCCGGCGCGCGAGATCCTGCGCGACCCGCAGCACGAGTACACCAAGCGCCTGGTCGCCTCGGCCCCGTCGCTGGCGTCGAAGCGGTTGACGGCCACAACCGCCCGTGCCGAGATCGTGGAGCAGGCGGTGGAGGTCGCCGACGAGATCAAGCCGGCCTCGGCGGACTCGACGGTCCTGGTGGTCGACCACCTCACCAAGGTCTTTCCCATCCGCGGCAGCGCACCGTGGAAGTCGAAGAGCCTGACCGCGGTCGACGACGTCTCCTTCTCGATCCGCCGTGGGACCACCACCGCGATCGTGGGCGAGTCCGGTTCGGGCAAATCCACTGTCGCACAGATGGTCCTGGCGCTGCTCCCGCCGACCAGCGGGTCGGTGACGTTCGACGGCGACGACGTCACGAGTTTCAGGGGCAAACGCGCCCTGGCCTTCCGGCGCCGGGTGCAGCCGATCTTCCAGAACCCGTACGGGTCCATCGACCCGTTGTTCTCGATCTACCGGGTCATCGACGAGCCGCTGCGGATCCACGGCATCGGGTCGTCGAAGGAACGCGAGGCCCGTGTTCGCGACCTGCTCGACAAGGTGGCGTTGCCGTCCTCGGTGATGAAGCGATTCCCCAACGAACTGTCCGGTGGGCAGCGGCAGCGTGTGGCGATCGCACGGGCTCTGGCACTCGATCCCGAGCTGATCATCTGCGACGAGGCGGTCTCCGCACTCGACGTGTTGGTCCAGGCGCAGATTCTCGGTCTGCTCAACGACCTGCAGGGAGAGTTGGGCCTGACGTACCTGTTCATCACCCACGACCTCGCCGTCGTCAAGCAGATCGCGGACAACGTCGTGGTCATGGAGCAGGGCAAGGTGGTCGAGCAGTCCACGACCGACGCGGTGTTCGACAACCCGACGCAGGACTACACCCGCAAACTGCTCGACGCGATCCCCGGGGCATCCATCGTCACGACGTAG